The following are encoded together in the Anguilla rostrata isolate EN2019 chromosome 19, ASM1855537v3, whole genome shotgun sequence genome:
- the appl2 gene encoding DCC-interacting protein 13-beta: MPAVHKILLEDALQDSPQTRSLLSVYEEDAGNLTDYTNQLLQSMQRVYGAQNEMALATEQLSNQLLEYEKQNFTLGRGDEEVVSTLQHFAKSVEELNALHAELATQMANRMVFPMVQFREKDLTEVGTLKEIFGIASDEHEASMVKYSRLPKKRENEKLKAEVVTEVAYTRRKQHQASLQYYCALNALQYRKRVAMLEPMLGYTQAQMNFFKKGMDLVSKKMDSFLASVSSMSQSIQAQLDQEAEAMRLTQRELLSADDTVYMPDRDCDPAYRTLIQKAGYLNIRNKTGLVTTAWDRLYFFTQGGNLMCQPRGAVAGGMVLDLDNSSVMAVECEDRRYCFQITSPSGKTSIILQAESKKEYEEWICTLNNISRQIYLTDNPEAVAIRLNQTAIQAVTPITSFEKRLEGSPHPDRAKPGARVPPAETAPKPPSSPLPEDLIAPGTPIQFDIVLPASESLDQSRAGGRRTNPFGETDEDCSSDTDDRLLQQVFGVRFLGSMAVRAGHTQEVIYEAMRQVLAARAIHNIFRTSEAQLMVTSTCLRLIDPQTQVARVTFRLRDVRQFAAHQENGRLMGIVVEGRDWAEGAEEGDPAFSAFVFESNTEGEKICYTISLGKEITEAKKDPVALAQLMKSLPLTNDGKFLLLDNEGGGAENGAGPEELESEA; this comes from the exons ATGCCGGCCGTCCACAAAATACTTCTCGAAGACGCTCTGCAGGACAGCCCGcag ACCCGGTCATTGCTCAGCGTGTATGAGGAAGATGCGGGGAATCTAACAGACTACACGAACCAGCTGCTGCAGTCCATGCAGAGGGTGTACGGCGCGCAG AACGAGATGGCGCTGGCCACGGAGCAGCTGTCCAATCAGCTCCTGGAGTACGAGAAGCAG AACTTCACCCTGGGAAGGGGAGATGAAGAGGTCGTCAGCACGCTGCAGCACTTCGCAAAATCTGTGGAGGAG CTGAACGCCCTCCATGCTGAGCTGGCCACACAGATGGCCAACAGGATGGTGTTCCCAATGGTTCAGTTCAGAGAGAAGGACCTCACAG AAGTGGGCACGCTGAAAGAAATATTCGGCATCGCCAGTGACG AGCACGAGGCCTCCATGGTGAAGTACAGCAGGCTGCCcaagaagagagagaacgagaag CTGAAGGCGGAGGTGGTGACGGAGGTGGCCTACACCAGGAGGAAGCAGCACCAGGCCTCCCTGCAGTACTACTGCGCCCTCAACGCCCTGCAGTATCGCAAGAGAGTGGCCATGCTGGAGCCCATGCTGgggtacacacaggcacag ATGAACTTCTTCAAGAAAGGCATGGATCTGGTTTCAAAGAAAATGGACAGCTTTCTCGCCTCCGTCTCCAGCATGTCCCAGAG TATCCAGGCCCAGCTGGACCAGGAGGCCGAGGCCATGCGCCTGACCCAGAGGGAACTGCTGTCCGCGGACGACACGGTCTACATGCCCGACCGCGACTGCGACCCCGCCTACCGCACCCTCATACAGAAGGCCGGCTACCTCAACATCAGGAA TAAAACGGGCCTGGTGACCACAGCCTGGGACCGGCTTTACTTCTTCACCCAGGGAGGGAACCTCATGTGCCAGCCGCGCGGGGCCGTGGCGGGGGGGATGGTGCTGGACCTGGACAACAGCTCGGTGATGGCGGTGGAGTGCGAAGACAGGCGATACTGTTTCCAGATCACCTCTCCTTCCGGCAAAAC GTCGATAATTCTTCAAGCAGAAAGCAAGAAAGAATATGAAGAG tggaTATGCACCCTGAACAACATCTCCCGGCAGATCTACCTGACCGACAACCCTGAG GCGGTGGCCATTAGGCTGAATCAGACAGCCATACAGGCGGTCACACCCATCACCAGCTTTGAGAAGAGACTGGAGGGCTCCCCCCACCCAGACAG GGCCAAGCCCGGCGCGAGGGTCCCCCCCGCAGAGACGGCCCCcaagcccccctcctccccgctgcCGGAGGACCTGATCGCCCCCGGGACCCCCATCCAGTTCGACATCGTGCTCCCCGCCTCCGAGTCCCTGGACCAGAGCCGTGCGGGCGGAAG gCGCACGAACCCTTTCGGGGAGACGGACGAGGACTGCTCTTCTGACACAGACG ACCGCCTCCTGCAGCAGGTGTTCGGGGTGCGCTTCCTGGGCTCCATGGCCGTGCGGGCGGGGCACACGCAGGAAGTGATCTACGAGGCCATGCGGCAGGTCCTGGCCGCCCGCGCCATCCACAACATCTTCCGCACCAGCGAGGCCCAACTCATGGTCACCAGCACCTGCCTGAG GCTCATCGACCCCCAGACGCAGGTCGCCAGAGTAACG ttCCGGTTGCGGGACGTCCGGCAGTTCGCCGCCCACCAGGAGAACGGCAGGCTGATGGGGATCGTGGTGGAGGGGCGGGACTGGGCCGAGGGGGCGGAGGAAGGGGACCCCGCCTTCAGCGCTTTCGTCTTCGAGAGCAACACCGAGGGGGAGAAG ATATGCTACACTATAAGTTTGGGGAAGGAGATCACAGAAGCAAAGAAG GATCCTGTGGCCCTGGCTCAGCTGATGAAATCCCTGCCTCTGACCAATGACGGGAAGTTCCTGCTTCTGGACAAcgagggaggcggggccgagaacggggcggggccggaggagCTGGAGTCCGAGGCCTAG